In a genomic window of Planctomycetota bacterium:
- the sufT gene encoding putative Fe-S cluster assembly protein SufT yields the protein MIELSRDVVATVIPYGQKVPLPKGSRVEITQELGGSFTVLSDYGLLRIEGKDADALGREKPPGTPELPAEAPTDVKEVARRVWDQLKTCYDPEIPVNIVELGLVYENKVEPHPEGGWKVEVKFTLTAPGCGMGGILQQEAREKILSIPGVREAQVEVVFDPPWNPSMMSEAARLQLGFM from the coding sequence ATGATCGAACTTTCCCGCGACGTGGTCGCCACCGTGATCCCCTACGGCCAGAAGGTCCCTCTCCCCAAAGGAAGCCGCGTGGAGATCACCCAGGAGCTCGGCGGAAGCTTCACCGTCCTTTCGGACTACGGACTTCTGCGCATCGAGGGCAAGGATGCCGACGCCCTCGGCCGCGAAAAACCCCCGGGAACCCCGGAGCTTCCCGCCGAGGCCCCCACGGACGTCAAGGAGGTGGCCCGCCGGGTGTGGGACCAGCTCAAGACCTGTTACGACCCCGAGATCCCGGTCAACATCGTCGAGCTCGGCCTCGTGTATGAGAACAAGGTCGAGCCCCATCCGGAAGGCGGCTGGAAGGTGGAGGTGAAGTTCACCCTCACCGCCCCCGGCTGCGGCATGGGCGGGATCCTCCAGCAGGAGGCGCGCGAGAAGATTCTGTCGATCCCGGGCGTCCGCGAGGCTCAGGTCGAGGTGGTCTTCGACCCTCCCTGGAATCCGTCGATGATGTCCGAGGCGGCGCGGCTCCAGCTCGGGTTCATGTAA